One part of the Marispirochaeta sp. genome encodes these proteins:
- a CDS encoding WD40 repeat domain-containing protein produces MRRLIGFILLLVPFFIAANTPQPRIVIQTGHSGEVRSISRQETAGITVSAGRDGSLRVWRNGVLLYNRQVSHLPLSDLIIHPEMPVAAFISTDSINTYRLSVYNWIEDRELYSIRIKDAPLSLGFSPKGSYLFYSRADRNSLTILDARTGSPLDIAAEGLGIVSAAFISNTESTMVCYLPSGNIIYWDIEINSRKAAPIGTMSNLEMVGFNNTGRYGVGYRNSSLHLFDLVTGRTLSTLPMDGVSKISVHPGMSRVAVIRNPGRYQEIVEIDFSDRTLREVFRFSPPSNRPVSLSYHQGGIDVGMENGNLGRIIPHLNRYTLWGKSGPVRISDIDAWNGSLSVSSPGSLILIDSPQLRGAFVSAPDSIETTVVSLPFDQSGGFLPLDVRRGVVWNAQSPDKAYLFSVSDGSFEALFSVSSACKEIYTDGDRLLSLDQNGSILQYDLQNREVLYQYAASGIRDVTFIDKESIIVGRSPSARFPSPLTRINLRTGETVSLEADDLLVYSLHYDPLTNHLYTLGLQERRGHIMTVIQQLQGAGFQHSLPLLSYPGEDHNATFILDGLRLFTSLGRSEIQVSGWDGFSAFSSISHVPHKISVDRNLVASVNSDYSISIWSKKTGQWLSDIYLFPGNEWLLARNDGSLAASSRGLEFVKVFNGEQEISPRSIGF; encoded by the coding sequence ATGAGACGATTAATAGGCTTTATACTATTACTTGTCCCTTTTTTTATTGCAGCCAATACTCCGCAGCCTCGAATTGTTATCCAGACCGGACACAGCGGTGAGGTCCGATCCATCTCCAGACAGGAAACAGCGGGCATTACTGTTAGTGCCGGCAGAGATGGGTCGTTACGGGTGTGGCGGAACGGTGTACTTTTGTATAACCGGCAGGTAAGTCATCTGCCGCTTTCCGACTTGATTATTCATCCTGAAATGCCGGTGGCCGCCTTCATCTCTACAGACAGCATCAATACGTACCGACTCAGCGTATACAACTGGATTGAAGACAGGGAACTGTACAGTATACGCATAAAGGACGCTCCTTTGTCTCTCGGTTTTTCCCCAAAAGGTTCGTATCTTTTCTACAGCAGGGCTGACAGGAACAGTCTGACCATTCTGGATGCCCGGACCGGTTCTCCCCTTGATATTGCCGCCGAAGGCTTAGGTATAGTTTCAGCAGCCTTTATTTCCAATACCGAATCAACCATGGTTTGCTATTTGCCCTCCGGCAACATCATTTACTGGGACATAGAAATCAACAGCCGTAAAGCTGCCCCCATTGGAACCATGAGCAATCTGGAGATGGTGGGTTTTAATAATACAGGCAGATACGGTGTCGGATACCGAAATTCCAGCCTTCATCTTTTTGACCTTGTAACCGGGCGAACCCTGTCAACTCTTCCTATGGATGGAGTAAGCAAGATTTCAGTGCATCCCGGAATGTCACGCGTCGCTGTAATACGAAACCCGGGACGGTACCAGGAAATTGTCGAAATTGATTTTTCTGACCGCACACTGCGGGAGGTTTTCCGTTTTTCTCCCCCTTCCAACCGCCCTGTTTCGCTTTCGTATCATCAGGGCGGAATAGATGTGGGCATGGAAAACGGAAACCTTGGACGGATTATACCCCATCTTAACCGCTATACCCTCTGGGGCAAGTCGGGCCCGGTAAGGATATCAGACATAGATGCCTGGAACGGGTCTCTCTCTGTCAGCAGTCCCGGATCTCTTATTCTGATCGATTCACCACAGCTGCGGGGGGCCTTCGTATCTGCACCTGATTCAATTGAAACCACGGTAGTTTCCCTTCCCTTCGACCAGAGCGGAGGTTTTCTGCCTCTTGATGTCCGACGCGGCGTCGTATGGAATGCCCAGAGCCCCGACAAAGCTTATCTATTCTCCGTTTCTGACGGATCCTTCGAGGCACTTTTTTCCGTCTCATCCGCCTGTAAAGAGATCTATACCGACGGCGACCGACTTTTAAGCCTTGATCAGAACGGCAGTATCCTGCAGTACGACCTCCAGAATCGCGAAGTCCTGTACCAGTACGCCGCTTCCGGTATCCGGGATGTTACATTTATAGATAAAGAATCAATTATTGTAGGTCGAAGTCCCTCAGCGCGTTTTCCATCGCCCCTGACCCGTATAAACCTGCGTACCGGAGAAACCGTATCTCTTGAAGCTGATGATCTTCTTGTCTACTCACTTCATTATGACCCCTTGACGAACCACCTCTATACCCTCGGTCTGCAGGAACGGCGCGGACATATAATGACGGTCATTCAACAGCTGCAGGGTGCAGGCTTTCAGCACTCCCTTCCCCTGCTCTCGTATCCCGGTGAAGACCACAATGCCACTTTTATCCTGGACGGTCTGCGCCTGTTTACATCCCTGGGACGCTCGGAAATCCAGGTATCCGGCTGGGACGGGTTTTCTGCGTTTTCTTCGATTTCTCACGTCCCCCACAAAATCAGTGTGGATCGTAATCTGGTTGCCAGTGTAAACAGCGATTATTCAATCAGCATCTGGAGTAAAAAGACCGGACAGTGGCTTTCTGATATTTATCTCTTTCCCGGTAACGAATGGCTTCTGGCAAGAAACGATGGTTCCCTCGCGGCATCATCACGGGGACTGGAGTTTGTTAAGGTCTTTAATGGTGAACAGGAAATTTCGCCCCGATCCATTGGTTTTTGA